GCTGCCGGTGAAGCCGGCCATGGCCTCGCGCAGTTCCGCCAGCGTCGCGGCGCGGGCCGCGAGCGCGGCCGCCGCCTCGCCATGCGGCGTGGCCTTGCGCGGGGCCGCCGGGGCGCGCTGCGGCGCGGGCCCGCCGGGCGGGTCGGTGCCGCCCGCCTGGCCCTCGGCCTGGCGATCGGCAGAGGGCACGGGGCGGCGCGCGCGCGGGGCCGCCGCCTCCAGGATCGCCTCGTCGGCACCCATGGCGATCTGCCAGCGCAGGCTGGCCAGCAGCGCGATCTGTTCGGCGGGCAGCGTCATGGCGTCTTTCTACCGTGTCATGCGGGTTCCGCGAAACCGGCGGCTCGTCTAGGTTCGCCCCCCACGGAATTTGCCGCGAAGGGTGGTCGGGATGAGCGAAGAACGCGAAGCGATGGAATTCGATGTGCTGGTCATCGGCGCGGGCCCGGCGGGCCTCGCCGCCGCGATCCGCCTGAAGCAGCTCAACCCCGAGATGAGCGTCTGCGTGGTCGAGAAGGGCGGCGAGGTCGGCGCCCATATCCTCTCCGGCGCCGTGCTCGAGCCCCGCGCGCTGGACGAGCTGATCCCCGACTGGCGGGAAGACCCGCCGGCGCTGGCCACACCCGCCGGCGAGGACCGCTTCATGCTGCTGACGGAGACCAAGGCCTTCAAGCTGCCCACGCCGCCGCAGATGCACAATGAGGGCAACTACATCGTCTCCCTCGGAAATGTCGCGCGCTGGCTGGGTGCGAAGGCCGAGGCGCTGGGCGTCGAGATCTATCCGGGCTTCGCGGCCTCGGAGACGATCATCGAGGATGGGGTGGTGAAGGGCGTCGTCGCCGGCGTCATGGGCATCGTGAAGGATGGCTCGAAGGGCCCCGACTACCAGCCGGGGATGGAACTGCGCGCCACCACCACCCTCTTCGCCGAGGGCTGCCGCGGCAGCCTGACCAAGAAGCTCTTCGACACCTTCAACCTCCGCGCCGAATGCCAGCCGCAGACCTACGCGATCGGCATCAAGGAGCTGTGGGAGATCCCGAAGGAGAACCACAAGCCCGGGCTGATCTGGCACAGCGCCGGCTGGCCCCTGCCGAGCGACACCTATGGCGGCTCCTGGCTCTACATGTTCGGCGAGAACCTGGTGAGTGTGGGCTTCGTCGTCGGCCTCGACTATCCCAATCCCTGGCTCTCGCCCTTCGAGGAATTCCAGCGCTTCAAGCACCACCCGGCGGTGGCGCCGATGCTGGCGGGCGGCAAGCGCATCTCCTATGGCGCGCGCGCGCTGAACGAGGGCGGCTTCCAGTCCATCCCGAAGCTCACCTTCCCGGGCGGCGCCCTGATCGGCGACACGGCGGGCTTCCTCAACGTGCCCAAGATCAAGGGCACGCATCTCGCCATGAAGTCCGGCATGGTGGCGGCCGAGGCGATCGCGGGCGAGGGGATCGAGGCCTATCCGGGCCTGCTGCGGCAATCCTGGCTCTGGTCCGAGCTGGAGGGCGTGCGGAACATCCGTCCGGGCTTCGCCAAGTTCGGCTTCTGGGGCGGCATGGTGAACGCGGCGCTC
This region of Sediminicoccus rosea genomic DNA includes:
- a CDS encoding electron transfer flavoprotein-ubiquinone oxidoreductase encodes the protein MSEEREAMEFDVLVIGAGPAGLAAAIRLKQLNPEMSVCVVEKGGEVGAHILSGAVLEPRALDELIPDWREDPPALATPAGEDRFMLLTETKAFKLPTPPQMHNEGNYIVSLGNVARWLGAKAEALGVEIYPGFAASETIIEDGVVKGVVAGVMGIVKDGSKGPDYQPGMELRATTTLFAEGCRGSLTKKLFDTFNLRAECQPQTYAIGIKELWEIPKENHKPGLIWHSAGWPLPSDTYGGSWLYMFGENLVSVGFVVGLDYPNPWLSPFEEFQRFKHHPAVAPMLAGGKRISYGARALNEGGFQSIPKLTFPGGALIGDTAGFLNVPKIKGTHLAMKSGMVAAEAIAGEGIEAYPGLLRQSWLWSELEGVRNIRPGFAKFGFWGGMVNAALDTYVFKGKAPWTMGHHHDHTQLKAAADAPRITYPKPDGVLSFDRLSSVFLSNTNHEENQPAHLVLRDPGKWLGENWERYASPESRYCPAGVYEAVGIEEGKPALVINAQNCVHCKTCDIKDPSQNIDWKTPEGGGGPNYPGGM